The proteins below are encoded in one region of Manis javanica isolate MJ-LG chromosome 8, MJ_LKY, whole genome shotgun sequence:
- the GLCE gene encoding D-glucuronyl C5-epimerase isoform X1: MRCLAARVNYKTLIIICALFTLVTVLLWNKCSSDKAIQFPRHLSSGFRVDGLEKRAAASESNNYANHMAKQSEEAFPQEQQKAPPVVGGFNGNAGSKVLGLKYEEIDCLINDDHTIKGRREGNEVFLPFTWIEKYFDVYGKVVQYDGYDRFEFSHSYSKVYAQRAPYHPDGVFMSFEGYNVEVRDRVKCISGVEGVPLSTQWGPQGYFYPIQIAQYGLSHYSKNLTEKPPHIEVYETAEDRDQNSRPNDWIVPKGCFMANVADKSRFTNVKQFIAPETSDGVSLQLGNTKDFIISFDLKFLTNGSVSVVLETTERNQLFTVHYVSNTQLIAFKERDIYYGIGPRTSWSTVTRDLVTDLRKGVGLSNTKAVKPTKIMPKKVVKLIVKGKGFLDNITISTTAHMAAFFAASDWLVRNQDEKGGWPIMVTRKLGEGFKSLEPGWYSAMAQGQAISTLVRAYLFTKDHIFLNSALRATAPYKFLSEQHGVKAVFMNKHDWYEEYPTTPSSFVLNGFMYSLIGLYDLKETAGEKLGEEARSLYARGVESLKAMLPLYDTGSGTIYDLRHFMLGIAPNLARWDYHTTHINQLQLLSTIDESPVFKEFVKRWKSYLKGSRAKHN; this comes from the exons ATGCGTTGCTTGGCAGCTCGGGTCAACTATAAGACTTTGATTATCATCTGTGCACTCTTCACTTTGGTCACAGTGCTTTTGTGGAATAAGTGTTCCAGCGACAAAGCCATCCAGTTTCCTCGGCACTTGAGTAGTGGCTTCAGAGTGGATGGATTAGAAAAAAGAGCAGCAGCGTCTGAAAGTAACAACTATGCCAACCACATGGCCAAACAGTCTGAGGAGGCATTCCCCCAGGAACAGCAGAAAGCGCCCCCTGTTGTTGGGGGCTTCAACGGCAATGCCGGAAGCAAAGTCTTAGGGCTCAAATATGAAGAGATTGACTGTCTCATAAATGATGATCATACAATTAAAGGCAGACGAGAGGGGAATGAAGTCTTTCTTCCATTCACTTGGATAGAGAAATATTTTGACGTTTATGGAAAGGTGGTTCAGTATGATGGCTATGATCGGTTTGAATTCTCTCATAGCTATTCCAAAGTCTACGCACAGAGAGCCCCTTATCACCCTGATGGTGTGTTTATGTCTTTTGAAGGCTACAATGTGGAAGTCCGAGACAGAGTCAAGTGCATAAGTGGGGTTGAAG GTGTACCTTTATCTACACAATGGGGACCTCAAGGCTATTTCTACCCAATCCAGATTGCACAGTATGGGTTAAGTCATTACAGCAAAAATCTAACTGAGAAGCCCCCTCACATAGAGGTGTATGAAACAGCAGAAGATCGGGACCAAAACAGCAGGCCTAATGACTGGATTGTGCCAAAGGGCTGCTTTATGGCTAACGTGGCTGATAAGTCTAGATTCACCAATGTTAAACAATTCATTGCTCCAG AAACCAGTGACGGTGTATCCTTACAACTGGGCAACACAaaagattttattatttcatttgaccTCAAGTTCTTGACAAATGGAAGTGTGTCCGTGGTTCTAGAGACCACAGAAAGGAATCAGCTCTTCACTGTACATTATGTCTCAAATACCCAGCTAATTGCTTTTAAAGAAAGAGACATATACTATGGCATCGGGCCTCGAACTTCGTGGAGCACAGTTACCAGGGACCTGGTCACTGACCTCAGGAAAGGAGTGGGTCTTTCCAACACAAAAGCTGTCAAGCCAACCAAAATAATGCCCAAGAAAGTGGTTAAGTTGATTGTGAAAGGGAAAGGATTCCTCGACAACATTACCATCTCTACCACAGCCCATATGGCCGCGTTCTTTGCTGCCAGTGATTGGCTGGTAAGGAACCAGGATGAGAAAGGTGGCTGGCCAATTATGGTGACCCGTAAGTTAGGGGAAGGGTTCAAGTCTTTAGAACCAGGATGGTACTCTGCCATGGCCCAAGGGCAAGCCATTTCTACATTAGTCAGGGCCTATCTGttcacaaaagaccatatattcCTCAATTCAGCTTTAAGGGCCACGGCCCCTTACAAGTTTCTCTCTGAGCAGCATGGCGTTAAAGCTGTGTTCATGAATAAACATGACTGGTATGAAGAATATCCAACCACACCTAgctcttttgttttaaatggcTTTATGTATTCTTTAATTGGGCTCTATGACTTAAAAGAAACCGCAGGAGAAAAACTCGGGGAGGAAGCGAGGTCCTTGTATGCGCGTGGCGTGGAGTCCCTGAAGGCCATGCTCCCCTTGTACGACACTGGCTCGGGAACCATCTATGACCTCCGGCACTTCATGCTTGGCATTGCCCCCAACCTGGCCCGCTGGGACTATCACACCACCCACATCAACCAGCTGCAGCTACTCAGCACCATTGATGAGTCCCCAGTCTTCAAAGAATTtgtcaagagatggaaaagctACCTTAAAGGCAGCAGGGCAAAGCACAACTAG
- the GLCE gene encoding D-glucuronyl C5-epimerase isoform X2 — protein MANVADKSRFTNVKQFIAPETSDGVSLQLGNTKDFIISFDLKFLTNGSVSVVLETTERNQLFTVHYVSNTQLIAFKERDIYYGIGPRTSWSTVTRDLVTDLRKGVGLSNTKAVKPTKIMPKKVVKLIVKGKGFLDNITISTTAHMAAFFAASDWLVRNQDEKGGWPIMVTRKLGEGFKSLEPGWYSAMAQGQAISTLVRAYLFTKDHIFLNSALRATAPYKFLSEQHGVKAVFMNKHDWYEEYPTTPSSFVLNGFMYSLIGLYDLKETAGEKLGEEARSLYARGVESLKAMLPLYDTGSGTIYDLRHFMLGIAPNLARWDYHTTHINQLQLLSTIDESPVFKEFVKRWKSYLKGSRAKHN, from the exons ATGGCTAACGTGGCTGATAAGTCTAGATTCACCAATGTTAAACAATTCATTGCTCCAG AAACCAGTGACGGTGTATCCTTACAACTGGGCAACACAaaagattttattatttcatttgaccTCAAGTTCTTGACAAATGGAAGTGTGTCCGTGGTTCTAGAGACCACAGAAAGGAATCAGCTCTTCACTGTACATTATGTCTCAAATACCCAGCTAATTGCTTTTAAAGAAAGAGACATATACTATGGCATCGGGCCTCGAACTTCGTGGAGCACAGTTACCAGGGACCTGGTCACTGACCTCAGGAAAGGAGTGGGTCTTTCCAACACAAAAGCTGTCAAGCCAACCAAAATAATGCCCAAGAAAGTGGTTAAGTTGATTGTGAAAGGGAAAGGATTCCTCGACAACATTACCATCTCTACCACAGCCCATATGGCCGCGTTCTTTGCTGCCAGTGATTGGCTGGTAAGGAACCAGGATGAGAAAGGTGGCTGGCCAATTATGGTGACCCGTAAGTTAGGGGAAGGGTTCAAGTCTTTAGAACCAGGATGGTACTCTGCCATGGCCCAAGGGCAAGCCATTTCTACATTAGTCAGGGCCTATCTGttcacaaaagaccatatattcCTCAATTCAGCTTTAAGGGCCACGGCCCCTTACAAGTTTCTCTCTGAGCAGCATGGCGTTAAAGCTGTGTTCATGAATAAACATGACTGGTATGAAGAATATCCAACCACACCTAgctcttttgttttaaatggcTTTATGTATTCTTTAATTGGGCTCTATGACTTAAAAGAAACCGCAGGAGAAAAACTCGGGGAGGAAGCGAGGTCCTTGTATGCGCGTGGCGTGGAGTCCCTGAAGGCCATGCTCCCCTTGTACGACACTGGCTCGGGAACCATCTATGACCTCCGGCACTTCATGCTTGGCATTGCCCCCAACCTGGCCCGCTGGGACTATCACACCACCCACATCAACCAGCTGCAGCTACTCAGCACCATTGATGAGTCCCCAGTCTTCAAAGAATTtgtcaagagatggaaaagctACCTTAAAGGCAGCAGGGCAAAGCACAACTAG